The following proteins come from a genomic window of Nicotiana tomentosiformis chromosome 12, ASM39032v3, whole genome shotgun sequence:
- the LOC138903347 gene encoding uncharacterized protein yields the protein MPGYAKFMKDLVTKKRLLNFETIKVTHHVSAIVHSMAPKLEDPDASTIPCTIGSAEFAKSLCDLGASINLMPYSVFKTLGIGKPRPTFIRFQMADRIMMRPLGVIEDVLVRVDKFILSADFVILDCEVDYEVPFILVRPFLAMGKTFCDVEARELTFRVGDEKVKTPPTKPSIKEPPTLELKPLPPHLQYEFLVPCSTLPVILSSCLTNVQLDSTLAVLHKRKKVIGWTLADIREISHAFCMHTFNLEEDAKPSIKHQRRLNDAMQEVVKKEIIKWLDAGVVYLIFNSSWTSTVQCVPKKGGMKVVINDKNELIPTRTVTGLADRAFYCFLDGYLGYNQILISLEDQLKTTFTCPYGTFAFKRMPFGLCNALATFQRCMIVIFTYMVKDYLEVFMDDFLVVRDSFDDCLANLDKVLARCEETNLLLEKDAKFHFDDDCMRAFELLKFKLTTTPIITAPIWGIPFELMCDASDVAVRAVLGQCINKIFHLIYYASKTMNDAQVNYTITEKEILAIFRQFRECKGWMWFTQSVVDAKEYLVREFYANVAHIKRGTKVTKVRNLNVRFDQHTLNTYLGFDAVEPTKYLEKCALGDPARPWLAEILADPELPSPWIIIGVSIHRSTLSFEAKG from the exons atgcctggttatgcaaagtttatgaaagatttggtgacaaagaagcggttactgaattttgaaactatcaaagtcactcatcatgtgagtgcaattgtgcattcaatggctcctaagttggaagatcccgatGCTTCcacaattccttgtaccattggaagtgccgagtttgctaaatctctttgtgatcttggggcaagtatcaatttgatgccttattcggttttcaaaactttgggaattgggaaaccaagacccacctttATAAGATTTCAAATGGCCGATCGTATAATGATGAgaccgttgggagtgattgaagatgtattggttcgtgttgataaattcattctttcggcggattttgtcattcttgattgtgaagtggattaTGAGGTGCCGTTTATTCTTgtaagacctttccttgctatggggaagaCTTTTTGTGATGTGGAAGCCAGAGAactcaccttccgagtgggtgatgaaaaagtg aaaactcctcctacaaagccttccattAAAGAGCCTCCtacattggagttgaagccattgcctccacatcttcagtATGAATTTCTtgtcccttgttctactttaccggttattctttcctcttgtttgactaacgtgcagctGGACTCTACTTTGGCAGTACTACATAAGAGGAAGAAGGTTATTGGatggacattggcagatattcgggaAATAAGCCACGCGTTTTGCATGCATACGTTCaatttggaggaagatgccaaaccatctattaaacatcaaaggagactcaatgacgctatgcaagaagtggtcaaaaaggagattatcaagtggttggatgccggggttgtctacctcATTTTcaatagttcgtggacttctacggtgcaatgtgtcccaaagaaggggggcatgaaaGTGGTCatcaatgacaagaatgagttgattcccacaagaacggtgaccgg gttggccgaccgtgctttctattgctttctagatggatatttgggctacaaccaaatccttatttctttGGAAGATCAActgaaaacaacctttacatgtccttatggtactttcgcattcaagcggatgccatttggtttatgtaatgcactggcgacttttcaaaggtgtatgatagtTATCTTCACATACATGGTgaaggactaccttgaagttttcatggatgacttcttggTGGTTAgagattcctttgatgattgcttggcaaatttggataaagtattggcaagatgtgaagaaacgaatttg CttttagagaaagatgctaagtttcacttcgatgatgattgcatgagagcatttgaattgttaaagttcaagttgacaaccactcccattatcaccgctcctattTGGGgtatcccttttgagctcatgtgcgatgctagtgacgtagcggttagagctgttttggggcaatgcatcaacaagatttttcatctgatctactatgctagtaagaccatgaatgatgcccaagtcaactacactaTTACAGAGAAAGAGATCCTTGCAA TATTTAGACAGTTTCGAGAATGCaaagggtggatgtggtttaCCCAGAGCGTGGTGGATGCGAAGGAGTACCTTGTCcgggaattctacgccaatgtggcccATATCAAGAGAGGGACAAAGGTGACTAAAGTGAGGAACCTCAACGTGCGATTTGATcagcacacattgaacacctACTTAGGGTTTGATGCTGTCGAGCCTACAAAGTACTTAGAGAAATGTGCACTTGGGGATCCAGCTCGTCCTTGGCTAGCAGAGATTCTAGCAGATCCTGAGCTACCATCACCATGGATCATAATAGGGGTTTCTATTCACAGGAGTACActgagctttgaggcaaaggggtga